In a single window of the Cupriavidus basilensis genome:
- a CDS encoding IS481 family transposase, which yields MPWSTRDTMSLRQEFILLAQQEGSNRRELCRRFSISPQTAYKWLARYAEQGEAGLVDRSRRPSRSPEQTHADLEQAVIALRQQHPAWGGRKISRRLQDLGHTEAPAPSTVTSILHRHGLITPEASAKSVAWQRFEHPEPNHLWQMDYKGWFATRDGVPCYPLTVLDDHSRFNILLTACTRTQTAVVQRHLREAFRRYGLPLRINADNGAPWGSPSQPGQLTALAIWLIRLGVRLSHSRPAHPQTNGKDERFHRTFKAEVLTGNDFASCRYAQRAFDRWRDVYNQQRPHEALGLATPVTRYRPSPRPYPEQLPPIEYGPDDTVVQVKWHGELCFQGRRFKVSNALAKLHVALRPDARHSGKYALYFAHHRFGSIDLNDPNAA from the coding sequence GCATCAGTCCCCAGACCGCCTACAAATGGCTCGCGCGCTATGCCGAGCAAGGCGAGGCCGGTCTGGTCGACCGCTCTCGGCGGCCCAGTCGCAGCCCGGAACAGACCCACGCCGACCTTGAACAGGCCGTGATCGCGCTTCGCCAGCAGCATCCTGCCTGGGGCGGGCGCAAGATCAGCCGCCGCTTGCAGGACCTGGGGCATACCGAGGCGCCGGCTCCCAGCACTGTCACCTCGATCCTGCATCGCCACGGGCTAATTACCCCGGAGGCCTCCGCCAAATCGGTGGCATGGCAGCGTTTCGAGCATCCCGAGCCCAACCATCTCTGGCAAATGGACTACAAAGGCTGGTTTGCCACCCGAGACGGCGTGCCGTGTTACCCGCTGACAGTGCTGGACGACCATTCCCGCTTCAATATCCTGCTCACGGCCTGCACCAGAACCCAGACTGCAGTGGTGCAGCGCCATCTGCGCGAGGCTTTCCGTCGTTATGGGCTGCCGCTGCGCATCAACGCCGACAACGGTGCGCCCTGGGGCAGCCCTTCCCAACCCGGCCAGCTCACGGCCCTGGCGATCTGGTTGATTCGCCTGGGCGTACGCCTGAGCCATAGCCGCCCCGCGCACCCACAAACCAATGGCAAGGATGAGCGGTTCCACCGCACCTTTAAGGCCGAGGTGCTCACCGGCAACGACTTTGCTTCCTGCCGTTATGCGCAGCGCGCATTCGATCGCTGGCGCGATGTCTACAACCAGCAGCGACCTCACGAAGCCCTTGGCCTGGCGACGCCCGTCACGCGGTATCGGCCCAGCCCGAGGCCATATCCGGAGCAGTTGCCGCCCATCGAATACGGCCCTGACGACACCGTAGTGCAGGTCAAATGGCACGGCGAGCTCTGTTTCCAGGGACGTCGCTTCAAGGTTTCGAATGCCCTAGCCAAGCTGCACGTGGCGCTGCGGCCTGACGCCAGACACAGCGGCAAATACGCCCTTTACTTCGCACATCATCGCTTCGGAAGCATCGACCTAAACGACCCGAATGCCGCTTAA
- the pcaH gene encoding protocatechuate 3,4-dioxygenase subunit beta has product MADSPIKLPPGLAQYRRHYWDTQPEYRFDPYGSTALRSPNEPLVALNQTLSEVTGPLFGAEFVRNGDSDLTAGHAGEPIGERILVSGRVLDENGRPVPNALIEVWQANAAGRYVHKRDQHDAPLDPNFTGEGRVVTDAQGRYQFKTIKPGAYPWRNHHNAWRPQHIHFSLFGNAYATRLVTQMYFPGDPLLAFDPIFNCVPDAKARDRLVSTFDWETTVPEYALGYRFDIVLRGRDATPME; this is encoded by the coding sequence ATGGCCGACTCGCCTATCAAGCTGCCGCCAGGGCTGGCGCAATATCGCCGCCACTACTGGGACACCCAGCCGGAATACCGCTTTGACCCCTACGGTTCCACGGCGCTGCGCTCGCCCAACGAGCCGCTGGTGGCGCTGAACCAGACCCTGTCCGAGGTCACCGGCCCGCTGTTCGGCGCCGAGTTCGTGCGCAACGGCGACAGCGACCTCACCGCCGGCCACGCCGGCGAACCCATCGGTGAGCGCATCCTGGTCAGCGGCCGCGTGCTCGATGAAAACGGCCGTCCGGTGCCGAACGCGCTGATCGAGGTCTGGCAGGCCAATGCCGCCGGCCGCTACGTGCACAAGCGGGACCAGCACGACGCGCCACTCGATCCCAATTTCACCGGCGAAGGCCGCGTGGTGACCGACGCGCAGGGCCGTTACCAGTTCAAGACCATCAAGCCTGGCGCCTATCCCTGGCGCAACCACCACAACGCCTGGCGGCCGCAGCATATCCATTTCTCGCTGTTCGGCAACGCCTATGCCACGCGGCTGGTGACGCAGATGTATTTCCCGGGCGACCCGCTGCTCGCCTTCGATCCCATCTTCAATTGCGTGCCCGACGCCAAGGCGCGTGATCGCCTGGTGTCCACCTTCGACTGGGAAACCACGGTCCCCGAGTACGCGCTCGGCTACCGTTTCGATATCGTGCTGCGTGGCCGCGATGCCACGCCGATGGAGTAA
- a CDS encoding 3-carboxy-cis,cis-muconate cycloisomerase encodes MFGSAATLAAFSDTATVQRMLDFEAALAHAEASCGVIPAHAAEAIAATCRAGEIDFDALAAAAVAGGNLAIPLVKQLTARVAARDAQAARYVHWGATSQDAIDTGMVLQLREALQAVDADLKALGHACAALAAQHRDTPMVARTWLQHALPTTFGLKAAGWLDALRRDLRRLDAARTQAATLQFGGAAGTLASLGAAAPAVATALGRALSLAVAPTPWHAYRDRMVEVATTLGMLTGTLGKIARDVSLMMQTEVAEVAEPTGPGRGGSSTMPHKRNPVGCAAVLTVAVRVPPLVATMLAGMVQEHERALGGWQAEWDTLPQIVTLAAGALRQMLEVVGGLQVDAARMRANLGVTHGLILAEAAMLELGGKIGRLPAHHLVEGACRRAVAEGTTLREALGATLAEDPAHAGLMDAAALDRVCDPANYAGQAAGFVDAVLATWRQEAGQH; translated from the coding sequence ATGTTCGGTAGCGCCGCCACGCTGGCCGCTTTCTCCGATACGGCAACCGTGCAGCGCATGCTCGATTTTGAAGCCGCGCTGGCGCACGCCGAAGCCAGCTGCGGGGTCATCCCCGCCCACGCCGCCGAGGCGATCGCTGCCACCTGCCGCGCCGGCGAGATCGACTTCGACGCGCTGGCCGCTGCCGCCGTGGCAGGCGGCAACCTTGCCATTCCTCTGGTCAAGCAACTCACCGCCCGCGTGGCCGCGCGCGACGCGCAAGCCGCGCGCTACGTGCACTGGGGCGCCACCAGCCAGGACGCGATCGACACCGGCATGGTGCTGCAATTGCGTGAAGCCTTGCAGGCGGTCGACGCCGATCTCAAGGCCCTTGGCCATGCCTGCGCGGCGCTCGCCGCGCAGCACCGCGACACGCCGATGGTGGCGCGCACCTGGCTGCAGCACGCGCTGCCCACCACCTTTGGCCTCAAGGCCGCCGGCTGGCTCGATGCCCTGCGCCGCGACCTGCGCCGCCTGGACGCCGCGCGCACGCAGGCCGCCACGCTGCAGTTCGGCGGCGCCGCCGGCACGCTGGCCAGCCTGGGCGCCGCGGCGCCGGCAGTGGCAACGGCACTTGGCCGTGCGCTCTCACTGGCGGTGGCGCCTACGCCCTGGCATGCCTACCGGGACCGCATGGTCGAGGTGGCCACCACGCTCGGCATGCTCACCGGCACGCTGGGCAAGATCGCCCGCGACGTGTCGCTGATGATGCAAACGGAAGTCGCCGAGGTCGCGGAGCCCACCGGCCCCGGGCGCGGCGGCTCCAGCACCATGCCGCACAAGCGCAACCCGGTCGGCTGCGCCGCCGTGCTCACCGTTGCCGTGCGCGTGCCGCCGCTGGTGGCGACCATGCTGGCCGGCATGGTGCAGGAACATGAGCGCGCGCTGGGCGGCTGGCAGGCGGAATGGGACACCTTGCCGCAAATCGTCACGCTGGCGGCAGGGGCATTGCGGCAGATGCTGGAAGTGGTGGGAGGATTGCAGGTGGATGCCGCGCGCATGCGCGCCAACCTGGGTGTGACACACGGGCTGATCCTGGCGGAAGCCGCCATGCTGGAGCTCGGCGGCAAGATTGGCCGGCTGCCTGCGCATCACCTGGTGGAAGGCGCCTGCCGGCGGGCCGTGGCCGAAGGCACGACATTGCGCGAAGCCCTGGGCGCGACCCTGGCCGAGGACCCAGCGCATGCGGGGTTGATGGATGCGGCGGCGCTGGACCGGGTTTGCGATCCGGCGAATTACGCCGGGCAGGCGGCCGGATTCGTCGATGCGGTCCTGGCGACCTGGCGGCAGGAAGCTGGCCAGCATTGA
- the mdtD gene encoding multidrug transporter subunit MdtD encodes MQDTTPLATDDRTRRIMLWVVAIGFFMQTLDSTIVNTALPSMARSLGESPLRMQSVIIAYSLTMAVIIPASGWLADRFGTRTIFQTAIVLFVAGSLACAYSNSLTWLVVSRVVQGVGGAMLLPVGRLAVLRTFPRDQYLQALSFVAIPGMVGPLIGPTLGGWLTQTFSWHWIFLINVPVGLLGGLATMRYMPNARLHGVAPFDLSGYLLLAISMLTISFSLDGLAELGFEHATVLMLLIASMASLTAYVLHASRRRRPLFALRLFRIHTFSVGLLGNLFARIGNGAMPFLIPLTLQVSLGYSPFQAGMMMLPITAAGMASKRLATRLIERHGYRKVLVTNTFLVGLAMASFALISPTQPLALVLVQLALFGMVNSIQFTAMNTVTLKDLGTAGASGGNSLLSMVQMLSMSLAVTSAGALLATFQGTFGRHGATSALPAFHATFICVGLITSASAWIFLQLSPDVARPAGKGVEDATEM; translated from the coding sequence ATGCAAGACACCACTCCGCTCGCCACCGACGACCGCACCCGCAGGATCATGCTGTGGGTGGTCGCCATCGGTTTCTTCATGCAGACGCTGGATTCCACGATCGTCAACACGGCATTGCCTTCGATGGCCAGGAGCCTGGGGGAGAGCCCGCTGCGGATGCAGTCGGTGATCATTGCCTACTCGCTGACCATGGCGGTGATCATTCCGGCGTCGGGCTGGCTGGCGGACCGTTTTGGTACCCGCACCATCTTCCAGACGGCCATCGTGCTGTTTGTCGCTGGCTCGCTGGCTTGCGCCTATTCCAATAGCCTGACCTGGCTGGTGGTCTCGCGGGTGGTGCAGGGAGTGGGTGGCGCGATGTTGCTGCCCGTGGGGCGGCTGGCGGTGCTGCGCACGTTCCCGCGGGACCAGTACCTGCAGGCGCTCAGCTTTGTGGCGATTCCGGGCATGGTGGGACCGCTGATCGGGCCGACGCTGGGGGGCTGGCTGACCCAGACGTTTTCGTGGCACTGGATCTTCCTGATCAATGTGCCGGTAGGGCTGCTGGGAGGTCTGGCCACCATGCGCTACATGCCCAACGCGCGCCTGCACGGGGTGGCGCCGTTCGACCTGAGCGGCTACCTGTTGCTGGCGATCTCGATGCTGACGATTTCGTTTTCGCTGGATGGCCTGGCGGAGCTTGGCTTCGAGCATGCCACCGTGCTGATGCTGCTGATTGCCAGCATGGCTTCACTCACTGCCTATGTCCTGCATGCCTCGCGGCGGCGGCGCCCGCTGTTTGCATTGCGGCTGTTTCGCATCCATACCTTCAGCGTGGGGCTGCTGGGCAACCTGTTTGCGCGCATCGGTAACGGCGCCATGCCGTTCCTGATCCCGCTGACGCTGCAGGTCAGCCTGGGTTACTCGCCGTTCCAGGCGGGCATGATGATGCTGCCGATCACGGCGGCGGGCATGGCGTCCAAGCGGCTTGCCACGCGCCTGATCGAGCGTCATGGCTATCGCAAGGTGCTGGTCACCAATACCTTCCTCGTGGGGCTGGCGATGGCGTCGTTCGCGCTGATCTCGCCCACCCAGCCGCTGGCGCTGGTACTGGTGCAGCTGGCGCTGTTCGGGATGGTCAATTCGATCCAGTTCACCGCCATGAACACGGTCACGCTGAAGGACCTCGGCACGGCCGGGGCTAGCGGCGGCAACAGCCTGCTGTCGATGGTGCAGATGCTGTCGATGAGCCTGGCGGTGACGTCGGCCGGCGCGTTGCTGGCGACCTTCCAGGGCACCTTTGGCCGCCACGGCGCCACCAGCGCGCTGCCGGCGTTCCATGCCACGTTTATCTGCGTGGGGCTGATTACCTCGGCCTCTGCGTGGATCTTCCTGCAATTGTCCCCGGATGTGGCCCGTCCGGCCGGCAAGGGCGTCGAGGACGCCACGGAGATGTAG
- the pcaG gene encoding protocatechuate 3,4-dioxygenase subunit alpha has translation MLYATASQTVGPYLHIGLSGLDRADLTAEASELTGERIVIEGRVIDGKGDPVPDGMVEIWQANPAGRYRHPDDARDGAETALVPGFTGFGRLPTGPDGSFRFVTVKPGPVPGPDGRPQAPHIVVSLFMRGLLKHLSTRLYFPDEAQANASDWALSQVPAARRHTLVAQQAGAGRLQWQVVLQGQDETVFFDI, from the coding sequence ATGTTGTACGCCACCGCATCCCAGACCGTTGGACCCTACCTGCATATCGGCCTGTCCGGCCTTGACCGCGCCGACCTGACCGCCGAGGCGAGTGAGCTGACGGGCGAGCGCATCGTGATCGAAGGCCGCGTGATCGACGGCAAGGGCGATCCCGTGCCCGATGGCATGGTCGAAATCTGGCAAGCCAACCCGGCTGGCCGCTACCGCCACCCCGACGATGCGCGCGACGGCGCCGAGACGGCGCTGGTGCCCGGCTTCACCGGTTTTGGCCGGCTGCCGACCGGGCCCGACGGCAGCTTCCGCTTCGTCACCGTCAAGCCAGGCCCCGTGCCCGGCCCCGACGGCCGGCCGCAGGCACCGCATATCGTCGTCTCGCTGTTCATGCGCGGCCTGCTCAAGCACTTGTCCACGCGCCTATACTTCCCGGACGAAGCGCAGGCCAACGCAAGCGACTGGGCGTTGTCGCAGGTGCCCGCCGCGCGCCGCCACACGCTGGTGGCGCAGCAGGCAGGCGCAGGCAGGCTGCAATGGCAGGTAGTGCTGCAAGGCCAGGACGAGACGGTCTTCTTCGACATCTGA
- the pcaD gene encoding 3-oxoadipate enol-lactonase, with translation MPFITHAGNRLFYTLEGPASAPVLIFSNSLGTDHTMWAPQAEALGQHFRILRYDTRGHGQSALPPGPSSVAELGSDVIALMDALQIQKAAFCGLSMGGLTGMWLGVNAPQRFTRIVLANTAPKIGTPEAWNTRIEGVLRDGMAPLVDGSLQRWFTPAFVSAAGNQLDDLRQVLTGLDARGYAANCAAVRDADLREAVRTIPVPVLVIAGSADPSTTAAEGRALADAIPGARYLELEAAHLSNREQPARFTEALLDFLGGDAQQPASRPANDGERYQAGLAVRRAVLGSAHVDRSLAKLNPLTEEFQNLITRYAWGEIWTREGLPRHSRSLITIAMMVALNRSEELKLHLRAAANNKVSRDEVKEVLLQTAIYCGVPAANSAFHMAEEVFAEEDLKGVKGL, from the coding sequence TTGCCTTTCATCACCCACGCCGGCAACCGCCTCTTCTACACACTGGAAGGCCCGGCATCCGCGCCCGTCCTCATCTTCTCCAACTCGCTGGGCACTGACCACACCATGTGGGCGCCGCAGGCCGAAGCGCTGGGCCAGCACTTCCGCATCCTGCGCTACGACACCCGCGGCCATGGCCAGTCCGCATTGCCCCCGGGCCCGAGCAGCGTGGCGGAACTGGGCAGCGACGTCATCGCCCTGATGGATGCCTTGCAGATCCAGAAGGCCGCCTTCTGCGGCTTGTCGATGGGCGGCCTCACCGGCATGTGGCTGGGCGTGAACGCACCGCAGCGCTTTACCCGCATCGTGCTGGCCAACACCGCGCCCAAGATCGGCACGCCCGAGGCGTGGAACACGCGCATCGAAGGCGTGCTGCGCGACGGCATGGCGCCGCTGGTGGATGGCTCGTTGCAGCGCTGGTTCACGCCTGCCTTCGTCAGCGCCGCCGGCAATCAACTGGACGACCTGCGCCAGGTGCTGACCGGCCTCGATGCCCGGGGCTATGCCGCCAACTGCGCCGCGGTGCGCGACGCCGACCTGCGCGAAGCGGTCAGGACGATTCCCGTGCCGGTGCTGGTGATTGCCGGCAGCGCGGACCCGTCCACGACCGCGGCGGAAGGGCGCGCCCTGGCCGACGCCATTCCGGGCGCGCGCTATCTCGAGCTGGAAGCGGCCCACTTGTCCAACCGCGAACAGCCCGCGCGCTTCACCGAGGCATTGCTGGACTTCCTGGGCGGCGATGCGCAACAACCCGCCAGCCGCCCCGCCAACGATGGCGAGCGCTACCAGGCCGGCCTGGCCGTGCGCCGCGCGGTGCTGGGCAGCGCCCACGTGGATCGCTCGCTGGCCAAGCTCAACCCGCTGACCGAAGAGTTCCAGAACCTGATCACGCGCTATGCATGGGGCGAGATCTGGACGCGCGAAGGCTTGCCGCGCCATTCGCGTAGCTTGATCACCATCGCCATGATGGTGGCGCTTAACCGCAGCGAAGAGCTCAAGCTGCATCTGCGCGCCGCGGCGAACAACAAGGTTAGCCGCGACGAGGTCAAGGAGGTGCTCTTGCAGACCGCTATTTATTGTGGCGTGCCGGCGGCTAATTCGGCTTTTCATATGGCGGAGGAGGTGTTTGCAGAGGAGGATTTGAAGGGGGTGAAGGGGTTGTAA
- a CDS encoding LysR substrate-binding domain-containing protein, with amino-acid sequence MQPTFRNRVRLRHLHCFVAVAQTQHLGQAGEQLGLSQPAVSKTLTELEALLDARLLARGRAGTELTELGQRFLRHALRVLEDLDEAAVSVTGADADGLAHIRVGALPSVVPDLLQEAVLAFRRTHPDVGLAVQTGMNRTLIDWLKADVLDIAIGRMDNPTVMEGLWFEMLDAEPLLLAVRKGHALANAPPSLAEIMACQLVVPAQGSAPRHSAESLLARHGFMLPPGVLETSDAYLGQLVALKSDAIWLAPRCAMRQALESGELVLLPISGQGSEEPVGLLRQGGRELGAAAEAFVQDLRERAAARSHGLAGKTRA; translated from the coding sequence ATGCAACCGACCTTCCGCAACCGTGTCCGCCTGCGCCACCTGCATTGCTTCGTGGCCGTGGCACAAACCCAGCACCTGGGCCAGGCCGGGGAGCAGCTGGGCCTCAGCCAACCCGCCGTCTCCAAGACCCTGACCGAGCTGGAAGCGCTGCTTGATGCACGTTTGCTGGCCCGCGGCCGGGCGGGCACCGAGCTGACCGAGCTGGGCCAGCGATTCCTGCGCCACGCCCTGCGCGTGCTGGAGGACCTGGACGAAGCCGCGGTCAGCGTGACCGGCGCGGACGCCGACGGCCTTGCGCATATCCGTGTCGGCGCCCTGCCCAGCGTCGTGCCCGACCTGCTGCAGGAAGCCGTGCTGGCCTTTCGCCGCACGCATCCGGACGTGGGTCTGGCGGTGCAGACGGGCATGAACCGCACGCTGATCGACTGGCTGAAGGCCGACGTGCTCGATATCGCCATCGGCCGCATGGACAATCCGACGGTGATGGAGGGACTCTGGTTTGAAATGCTGGACGCGGAGCCGCTGCTGCTCGCCGTGCGCAAGGGCCACGCGCTGGCTAACGCGCCCCCTTCCCTGGCGGAGATCATGGCTTGCCAGCTGGTGGTCCCCGCGCAAGGCTCGGCGCCACGGCACAGCGCCGAGAGCCTGCTGGCCCGGCACGGCTTCATGCTGCCGCCGGGGGTGCTGGAAACCTCGGACGCTTACCTGGGCCAGCTGGTCGCCCTGAAATCCGACGCCATCTGGCTGGCGCCGCGCTGCGCCATGCGCCAGGCGCTGGAAAGCGGCGAGCTGGTGCTGCTGCCCATCTCCGGCCAAGGCAGCGAGGAACCGGTCGGGCTGTTGCGCCAGGGCGGGCGCGAGCTCGGCGCCGCCGCTGAGGCCTTTGTGCAAGACCTGCGCGAGCGCGCCGCGGCGCGCTCGCACGGGCTGGCTGGCAAAACCAGGGCATAG